The following are encoded together in the Gemmatimonadota bacterium genome:
- a CDS encoding FtsX-like permease family protein codes for MRTLHQQRELAIRAALGGAPGRVGGHLLRQHLLLVLFGGALGVVLAQGSLGALQSASVLDSLRPPGMEYRLDMRVIAFAIAVAALAAAIVGVVPARLVARLDPQRLLRDATPGASPSRWGRRLQQLFVMAQVASAVVLVSGGALLTKSVLHLSRVDLGFQAQRLVQGTPSFPHPWRVPATYHPVTERILRELQRLPGVANAAVRASVPLGARGTSPAITLDGMATPLPPGDVPTAAVAVSPEYFGTLDVAVVNGRAFTEDDREGTIAVAMVNEWAARRWWPGKNPVGQVVRVDTAPGLAQSLSIVGVVRDNKAAQPNVLLADDGAELYRPWRQASTPFPTFLVQGAAAPAPLLRPVRQLLVREVPDRPVFATLVADQVGDQLRGVRTNATQILAFAAVGLLLAVLGLHGVLAYSVGVRTREIGIRGALGASRQRIAAMILRDALLVCGGGVAAGLVVARSTTPLLAELLYGTHPSDPVAMAVVVVFVLLVALLASWLPARRASRVDPLDALRTS; via the coding sequence GTGCGTACGCTGCACCAGCAGCGCGAACTGGCGATCCGGGCCGCGTTAGGCGGTGCCCCCGGGCGGGTGGGCGGGCACCTGCTGCGGCAGCACCTCCTGCTCGTCCTGTTCGGTGGCGCCCTCGGCGTCGTGCTCGCGCAGGGATCGCTCGGCGCCCTGCAGTCGGCGTCGGTCCTCGACTCCTTGCGACCGCCCGGGATGGAGTACCGCCTCGACATGCGGGTGATTGCCTTCGCGATCGCCGTCGCGGCGCTCGCCGCGGCCATCGTGGGGGTCGTTCCGGCCCGCCTGGTGGCGCGCCTCGATCCGCAGCGACTCCTGCGCGACGCCACCCCGGGGGCGAGCCCCTCGCGGTGGGGGCGCCGACTGCAACAGCTCTTCGTGATGGCGCAGGTGGCCAGTGCGGTCGTCCTGGTGTCCGGTGGTGCGCTGCTGACCAAGTCGGTGCTCCACCTCTCGCGCGTCGACCTCGGCTTCCAGGCGCAACGCCTGGTCCAGGGGACGCCGAGCTTCCCGCATCCGTGGCGGGTGCCGGCGACCTACCACCCGGTCACCGAGCGGATCCTGCGCGAGTTGCAGCGACTCCCCGGCGTGGCAAACGCCGCCGTGCGGGCCTCGGTCCCGTTAGGCGCGCGGGGCACCTCGCCGGCCATCACCCTCGACGGGATGGCGACGCCGCTCCCGCCGGGCGATGTCCCCACCGCCGCCGTGGCGGTGAGCCCGGAGTACTTCGGCACGCTCGACGTTGCCGTCGTCAACGGTCGCGCCTTTACCGAGGACGATCGCGAGGGGACGATTGCCGTGGCGATGGTCAACGAGTGGGCGGCCCGTCGCTGGTGGCCGGGGAAGAACCCGGTGGGACAGGTGGTGCGCGTCGACACGGCCCCGGGGCTCGCCCAATCGCTCTCGATCGTTGGAGTGGTGCGCGACAACAAGGCGGCGCAGCCCAACGTCCTGCTTGCGGACGATGGCGCGGAGCTGTACCGGCCCTGGCGGCAGGCCAGCACACCCTTCCCGACCTTCCTGGTGCAGGGGGCGGCCGCACCGGCGCCGCTCCTGCGTCCGGTGCGCCAACTCCTGGTGCGCGAGGTCCCCGATCGCCCGGTCTTCGCCACGCTCGTTGCCGACCAGGTGGGCGATCAGCTGCGTGGGGTGCGCACCAACGCGACGCAGATTCTCGCCTTCGCCGCCGTCGGACTCCTGCTCGCCGTGCTCGGGCTGCACGGCGTCCTGGCCTACAGCGTGGGCGTCCGCACTCGTGAGATCGGGATTCGCGGCGCGCTCGGCGCCTCGCGCCAGCGCATCGCCGCGATGATCCTGCGTGACGCCCTGCTGGTCTGCGGCGGTGGCGTTGCAGCTGGCCTCGTCGTGGCCCGCAGCACCACGCCGCTGCTCGCCGAACTGCTGTACGGCACGCACCCCAGCGATCCCGTCGCCATGGCGGTGGTCGTCGTCTTCGTCCTCCTCGTTGCACTGCTCGCCAGTTGGCTCCCCGCACGCCGTGCCTCCCGCGTCGATCCGCTCGATGCACTGCGCACTTCGTAA
- a CDS encoding ROK family protein has translation MRIGIDLGGTKIEGIALSDAGEILVRQRIATPKGYAETVAAITGLVQALEAETGARGTVGMGIPGAIVPSTGKVKNANSTWLIGEPLGLDLGRALDREVRIMNDANCFALSEATDGAAAGAQVVFGVILGTGVGGGIVVRGECLAGANLIAGEWGHNALPWVAADELPGPACYCSRTGCIESWLSGPGFASDHARVTGQRWSAPQIVQAVEAGDAGAQASLARYHDRLARALSSVINLLDPDVIVLGGGMSNVPGLAEAVTPLLSRHVFSDTIVTRVVRHRHGDSSGVRGAAWLWPRQGSPVR, from the coding sequence ATGCGCATCGGCATCGACCTCGGCGGCACCAAGATCGAAGGCATCGCCCTCTCCGACGCCGGAGAGATCCTCGTCAGGCAGCGCATTGCCACGCCCAAGGGCTACGCGGAGACGGTCGCGGCGATCACCGGACTGGTCCAGGCACTCGAGGCCGAGACCGGTGCCCGCGGGACGGTCGGAATGGGGATCCCCGGCGCCATCGTCCCGTCGACGGGGAAGGTGAAGAACGCCAACTCCACGTGGCTCATTGGGGAGCCGTTGGGGCTCGACCTCGGGCGGGCACTCGACCGCGAGGTCCGCATCATGAACGACGCCAACTGCTTCGCCCTCTCCGAGGCGACCGACGGCGCTGCGGCCGGGGCGCAGGTTGTCTTTGGCGTGATCCTCGGCACCGGCGTTGGCGGCGGGATCGTCGTGCGAGGCGAGTGCCTCGCCGGGGCGAACCTCATCGCCGGCGAATGGGGACACAACGCGCTGCCGTGGGTTGCGGCTGACGAGCTGCCCGGCCCCGCCTGCTACTGCAGCCGCACCGGGTGCATCGAGAGCTGGCTCTCTGGCCCGGGCTTCGCCAGCGACCATGCGCGCGTGACGGGGCAGCGGTGGAGCGCGCCGCAGATCGTGCAGGCCGTCGAGGCGGGCGACGCCGGGGCGCAGGCATCGCTCGCCCGCTACCACGACCGACTCGCCCGCGCGCTCTCGTCGGTGATCAACCTGCTCGACCCCGACGTGATCGTCCTCGGGGGCGGGATGTCCAACGTCCCCGGGCTCGCCGAGGCGGTGACCCCCTTGCTGTCGCGCCACGTCTTCTCGGACACGATCGTGACGCGCGTGGTGCGTCACCGGCACGGCGATTCGAGCGGGGTCCGTGGCGCGGCGTGGCTCTGGCCGCGCCAGGGATCCCCCGTTCGTTAG
- a CDS encoding penicillin acylase family protein, whose amino-acid sequence MKRLAPLALLLAACAAPEQRAASATEILWDTWGVPHIYAPNDAQAFKAFGYSQMAAHGDLVLRLYGEARGRSAEYWGESHLTTDRFVRTMGIPARAEQWYTSLSPAIRADLDAFAEGVNLYAKEHPEALTDSLEVVLPVTPQDVVAHGQKIINFLFMFFGQVQLPEGLNNDFRPGSNMWAVGSKRSASGNPLLLGNPHLGWYDLYLFFEANVTTPDRNFYGVTLVGMPTPAIGFNDHVGWSHTVNTQDGADVYKLTPQGSGYLLDGAEKAYTSHEEVLKVKLASGVRVDTLVVRESVHGPVFRDDSTGTYAVRVAGLDDPGAVEQWWKMGGATSMKEFEETVRQLHVPFFNVMAASADGHTYYFFGGKTPRRARGDFGTWEGAMRGDSSALVWTEYLRYDELPHVMDPASGWLQNANDPPWTVTWPLAFAPDSFAAYVAPREMSFRPQRSALMQLADSSVTLDELVEYKHSTRMALADRVLPDLLAAARATGDADARKAADVLEAWDRSTDAGSRGGVLFQAWVMQWYRDSKGKPFAREWRLDSALTTPSGLADAKVAAAALGAAARATVKDHGALDVAYGDVNRLQFAGQDLPGNGGAGDPLGIFRVAYYAPGKDGKAAIIAGDTYYQAVEFSNPVKAKVLTAYGNATQPGSKHKGDQLELFSKKQMRDAWRTRSEVEAHLESKVTIP is encoded by the coding sequence ATGAAACGTCTCGCGCCCCTCGCACTCCTGCTCGCGGCCTGTGCGGCCCCCGAGCAGCGCGCTGCATCCGCCACCGAAATCCTCTGGGATACCTGGGGGGTCCCGCACATCTACGCGCCGAACGATGCGCAGGCCTTCAAGGCCTTCGGCTACTCGCAGATGGCCGCGCACGGCGATCTCGTCCTCAGGCTCTACGGCGAGGCCCGTGGTCGATCGGCCGAGTACTGGGGCGAGTCGCACCTGACGACCGACCGCTTCGTGCGCACCATGGGGATCCCGGCGCGCGCCGAGCAGTGGTACACGTCGCTCTCCCCGGCTATCCGCGCCGACCTCGACGCCTTTGCCGAAGGAGTCAACCTGTACGCCAAGGAGCATCCGGAGGCGCTCACCGACAGCCTCGAGGTCGTGCTCCCGGTGACGCCGCAGGACGTCGTGGCCCATGGACAGAAGATCATCAACTTCCTCTTCATGTTCTTCGGCCAGGTGCAACTCCCCGAAGGGCTCAACAACGACTTCCGGCCGGGCTCCAACATGTGGGCCGTGGGGAGCAAGCGCTCTGCCTCGGGGAACCCGCTGCTGCTCGGGAACCCGCACCTCGGGTGGTACGATCTCTATCTCTTCTTCGAGGCCAACGTCACCACGCCCGACCGCAACTTCTACGGCGTGACGCTGGTGGGGATGCCGACCCCCGCCATCGGCTTCAACGATCACGTGGGCTGGTCGCACACGGTCAACACGCAGGACGGCGCCGACGTCTACAAGCTCACGCCGCAGGGGAGCGGATACCTCCTCGACGGCGCCGAGAAGGCATACACGTCGCACGAGGAGGTACTCAAGGTCAAGCTGGCCAGCGGTGTCCGCGTCGACACCCTCGTCGTGCGCGAGTCGGTGCACGGCCCCGTCTTCCGCGACGACAGCACGGGGACGTACGCGGTGCGCGTCGCCGGTCTCGATGATCCGGGGGCGGTGGAGCAGTGGTGGAAGATGGGTGGCGCCACGTCGATGAAGGAGTTCGAGGAGACGGTGCGCCAGCTGCACGTCCCCTTCTTCAACGTGATGGCCGCCAGCGCCGACGGGCACACGTACTACTTCTTCGGCGGCAAGACGCCGCGCCGGGCGCGTGGCGACTTCGGCACGTGGGAAGGGGCAATGCGCGGTGACAGCTCGGCGCTCGTGTGGACCGAGTACCTCCGCTACGACGAGCTCCCGCATGTGATGGACCCGGCGAGCGGGTGGCTGCAGAATGCGAACGACCCGCCCTGGACGGTGACGTGGCCGCTCGCCTTCGCCCCCGACTCGTTTGCCGCCTACGTGGCCCCGCGCGAGATGTCGTTCCGCCCGCAGCGCTCGGCGTTGATGCAGCTGGCGGATTCGAGCGTGACGCTCGACGAGCTGGTGGAGTACAAGCACTCGACGCGCATGGCCCTTGCCGATCGCGTCCTCCCCGACCTGCTCGCCGCGGCGCGCGCCACCGGCGACGCCGACGCGCGCAAGGCGGCCGACGTGCTCGAGGCCTGGGACCGCAGCACCGACGCCGGGAGCCGCGGCGGCGTGCTGTTCCAGGCGTGGGTGATGCAGTGGTATCGCGACTCCAAGGGGAAGCCCTTCGCGCGCGAATGGCGCCTCGATTCGGCGCTCACGACGCCCAGCGGGCTCGCCGACGCGAAGGTGGCAGCGGCAGCGTTAGGCGCCGCCGCACGCGCCACCGTCAAGGACCATGGCGCCCTCGACGTCGCCTACGGTGACGTCAATCGCCTGCAGTTCGCGGGACAGGACCTCCCCGGCAACGGCGGCGCGGGCGACCCGTTGGGGATCTTCCGGGTGGCGTACTACGCGCCCGGGAAGGACGGCAAGGCGGCGATCATCGCGGGCGACACGTACTACCAGGCGGTGGAGTTCTCGAATCCGGTGAAGGCCAAGGTGCTCACGGCCTACGGCAATGCCACGCAGCCCGGCTCCAAGCACAAGGGTGACCAGCTCGAGCTCTTTTCGAAGAAGCAGATGCGCGATGCCTGGCGCACCCGGAGCGAGGTGGAGGCCCACCTCGAGTCGAAGGTGACCATCCCGTAG
- a CDS encoding beta-lactamase family protein — MPRFALRLPTAATIGALIGAVLCLATVVQAQGTRNDAKAPPAAFADAARDAKLASAYPAIDRLMRDFAERSKVPGIAYGIVIDGKVVHVGVSGLRNVGTNAAVDTATVFRIASMTKSFTAAAILQLRDAGKLSLDDPAERYIPELARLRYPTTDSPRITIRHLLSHSEGFPEDNPWGDQQLSATDEAMARMMRAGIPFSTAPGTAYEYSNFGFAILGRIVSRVSGMPYARYVQLRILRPLGMSVTTLEARDVPESRLAHGYRRQDDRWLEEEQLPDGSFGAMGGMLTSVADLSRWVGFMLDAWPPRDGDEGRVLSRASRREMQQVWRFNGGSAVRDAAGNPVLSAGGYGYGLGVRQTCRFRITVAHSGGLPGFGSQMRWLPEQGVGIVAMGNLTYTGWGSVIDQAYDVLAATGGLEPRQPQPAPVLARLRDDVTRLVTRWDDALADSVAAMNLYRDESKERRRAAIERVRLQAGDRCAPQGGFVAENALRGRWRLRCATGDLRVEITLAPTTPARVQFLSVTALGRDESLALPAACR, encoded by the coding sequence ATGCCTCGCTTCGCCCTTCGCCTCCCCACCGCCGCCACCATCGGGGCCCTGATCGGTGCCGTGCTCTGCCTCGCCACCGTCGTCCAGGCGCAGGGGACGCGCAACGACGCCAAGGCCCCGCCGGCCGCCTTTGCCGATGCGGCGCGCGACGCCAAGCTCGCCTCCGCGTATCCGGCGATCGACCGGCTCATGCGCGACTTCGCCGAGCGATCGAAGGTGCCGGGGATCGCCTACGGGATCGTCATCGACGGGAAGGTGGTGCACGTGGGGGTCTCGGGACTGCGCAACGTCGGCACCAACGCCGCGGTCGACACCGCCACGGTCTTCCGCATCGCGTCGATGACCAAGAGCTTCACCGCTGCGGCCATCCTCCAACTGCGCGATGCCGGCAAGCTCTCCTTGGACGACCCGGCGGAGCGCTACATCCCCGAGCTGGCGCGGTTGCGTTACCCCACCACCGACTCACCGCGCATCACCATCCGCCACCTGCTGAGTCACTCCGAGGGCTTCCCCGAGGACAACCCGTGGGGTGACCAGCAGCTCTCGGCCACCGACGAGGCCATGGCGCGCATGATGCGCGCGGGGATCCCCTTCTCCACCGCCCCCGGGACCGCGTACGAGTACTCCAACTTCGGCTTCGCCATCCTCGGGCGGATCGTGAGCCGCGTGTCGGGGATGCCGTATGCCCGCTACGTGCAGCTGCGCATCCTCCGCCCGTTAGGCATGTCGGTCACCACGCTCGAGGCGCGCGACGTCCCCGAATCGCGGCTGGCGCATGGCTATCGCCGGCAGGACGACCGCTGGCTCGAGGAGGAGCAGCTCCCCGACGGATCGTTCGGGGCAATGGGCGGGATGCTGACCTCGGTGGCCGACCTGTCGCGCTGGGTGGGATTCATGCTGGACGCCTGGCCGCCCCGCGATGGCGACGAGGGACGGGTGCTGAGCCGTGCCTCACGCCGCGAGATGCAACAGGTCTGGCGCTTCAACGGCGGCAGCGCGGTGCGCGACGCCGCCGGGAACCCGGTGCTGAGCGCCGGGGGCTACGGCTACGGCCTGGGCGTGCGCCAGACCTGTCGCTTCCGCATCACCGTCGCCCATTCCGGTGGGCTCCCGGGCTTCGGCTCGCAGATGCGATGGCTCCCGGAGCAGGGGGTCGGGATCGTCGCGATGGGGAACCTCACCTACACCGGGTGGGGGAGCGTCATCGACCAGGCGTACGACGTCCTCGCCGCCACCGGGGGACTCGAGCCGCGCCAACCGCAACCCGCCCCGGTCCTCGCGCGCCTGCGCGACGACGTCACGCGCCTCGTCACCCGCTGGGATGATGCGCTCGCCGATAGCGTGGCCGCCATGAACCTGTACCGCGACGAGTCCAAGGAGCGTCGCCGCGCCGCTATCGAGCGGGTGCGGCTGCAGGCGGGGGACCGTTGTGCCCCTCAAGGGGGCTTCGTGGCGGAGAACGCCCTGCGCGGGCGCTGGCGGCTGCGTTGCGCCACCGGCGACCTGCGCGTGGAAATCACCCTGGCGCCGACCACCCCGGCGCGGGTGCAATTCCTCAGCGTGACCGCCCTCGGACGCGACGAATCGCTCGCCCTGCCCGCGGCCTGTCGCTGA
- a CDS encoding ABC transporter permease, with the protein MRLALRALLRTPGFTVTAVLSLALAIGASAAAFAVIDAVRFRALPFPDGDRLVLLSEVPIDEGGEARSAEGRGCRVACDVSYETFDQVLRRHRFRALDAVAGYSSGGKALATKGEPLLVTGGVISPNLLALLQVQPQLGRPFTADDDKVGAPPVTLLSHALWTSQFGADPGILGRVVKLSDTQYTVVGVMPPGFAHEVNSQFWLPVVPVLDPSTRPSIRTLTAIGRLAPGQTLAQLRAELSTLEPAPPAVVDAPGGGRGGVRAPAPRLRLTAAPLRERYAASTQSHDLVFGAVVGCILLIACANRPTSSSCVRCTSSANWRSGPR; encoded by the coding sequence ATGCGTCTCGCGCTTCGCGCACTACTGCGCACCCCGGGCTTCACGGTCACGGCGGTCCTCTCGCTCGCCCTCGCGATTGGCGCGAGCGCGGCGGCCTTCGCCGTCATCGATGCGGTGCGATTCCGCGCGCTCCCGTTTCCGGATGGCGATCGCCTGGTCCTGCTGAGCGAGGTGCCGATCGACGAGGGGGGCGAGGCGCGCTCGGCGGAGGGACGCGGATGTCGCGTGGCCTGCGACGTCTCCTACGAGACGTTCGACCAGGTGCTGCGGCGTCATCGATTCCGCGCGCTCGATGCGGTCGCCGGCTACAGCAGTGGTGGCAAGGCATTGGCGACCAAGGGAGAGCCGCTCCTCGTCACGGGTGGGGTCATTTCGCCGAACCTCCTGGCGCTGCTGCAGGTGCAACCGCAGCTGGGGCGCCCCTTCACCGCCGACGATGACAAGGTGGGGGCTCCTCCGGTCACGCTCCTGAGCCACGCGCTGTGGACTTCGCAATTCGGCGCCGACCCGGGGATCCTCGGACGCGTCGTGAAGCTGAGCGACACGCAGTACACGGTGGTCGGCGTGATGCCGCCGGGCTTCGCGCACGAGGTGAATTCGCAGTTCTGGCTTCCGGTCGTTCCGGTGCTCGATCCGAGTACGCGTCCTTCCATTCGCACGCTCACGGCGATCGGTCGCCTGGCGCCAGGGCAGACGCTCGCACAGCTGCGTGCCGAGCTATCGACGCTCGAGCCCGCGCCGCCTGCGGTGGTCGATGCCCCGGGCGGGGGGCGCGGCGGCGTGCGGGCGCCGGCGCCGCGCCTGCGCCTCACGGCGGCGCCGCTGCGCGAGCGCTACGCCGCCTCGACGCAGTCGCACGACCTCGTCTTCGGCGCGGTGGTGGGGTGCATCCTGCTCATCGCCTGCGCCAACCGGCCAACCTCGTCCTCGTGCGTACGCTGCACCAGCAGCGCGAACTGGCGATCCGGGCCGCGTTAG